One Ignavibacteria bacterium genomic window carries:
- a CDS encoding DinB family protein, with protein MENPKSNFAYNQWKMLVNDWINLTIARIPEEAFNLEVSPGKNNGVYILGHLVVSDDDFSVYMGKGDFLFPEYRDLFANGTKCLSPENYPSVKEILEKWKAVCDKNEKIYQELKDIEFDELHALCEDPENDWFKTKERIIQAWQLHQAYHAGQLGIIESIAKSNIKLKEQKK; from the coding sequence TTGGAAAATCCTAAATCTAATTTTGCATATAACCAGTGGAAAATGCTGGTTAATGATTGGATAAACTTAACCATAGCAAGAATCCCTGAAGAAGCTTTTAATCTTGAAGTATCTCCGGGAAAAAATAACGGTGTGTATATTCTCGGACATCTTGTTGTAAGCGATGATGATTTTTCTGTTTATATGGGTAAAGGAGATTTTCTTTTCCCTGAATACCGAGATTTGTTTGCGAACGGAACAAAATGTTTGTCTCCTGAAAATTATCCGTCTGTAAAAGAAATTCTTGAAAAGTGGAAAGCTGTTTGCGACAAGAATGAAAAAATTTATCAAGAACTAAAAGACATTGAATTTGATGAGCTTCATGCTTTGTGTGAAGACCCCGAGAATGATTGGTTCAAAACCAAAGAACGGATTATCCAGGCGTGGCAGCTGCATCAGGCATATCACGCAGGACAGCTCGGAATAATTGAATCAATTGCAAAATCAAATATAAAATTAAAGGAACAAAAGAAGTAA
- a CDS encoding DUF899 family protein, whose protein sequence is MDKEKAEKELMGIYQDLEKLRKKAIEINSELAKMDVEQDYVFHTPDGKEVKLSEMFGDQKYLYTVHNMGKGCSYCTMWADGFNDTYKDIAKKGAFVLVSPDSPQTHKDFKESRGWKFNSVSSQGNTFTKDVGYYVDGQGYWPGVSVFEKSDDGKIKRIAKDIFGPGDFYCNVWHFYDLLPTEDITMNS, encoded by the coding sequence ATGGATAAAGAAAAAGCAGAAAAAGAGCTTATGGGGATTTATCAGGACCTTGAGAAGCTCCGAAAGAAAGCTATTGAGATAAATAGCGAACTTGCAAAAATGGATGTCGAACAGGATTATGTATTTCATACTCCTGACGGAAAAGAAGTAAAGCTTTCTGAAATGTTCGGTGACCAGAAATATTTATACACTGTTCATAACATGGGCAAGGGATGTTCATACTGCACAATGTGGGCGGATGGATTTAATGACACATATAAAGACATTGCAAAGAAGGGCGCATTTGTTTTGGTATCGCCTGACTCACCTCAGACACATAAAGACTTCAAAGAATCACGCGGTTGGAAATTTAATTCAGTTTCAAGCCAGGGAAATACTTTTACAAAAGATGTGGGATATTATGTTGATGGTCAGGGTTACTGGCCTGGAGTTTCTGTTTTTGAAAAATCCGATGACGGAAAAATAAAAAGAATAGCAAAAGATATTTTCGGACCGGGAGATTTTTATTGCAACGTCTGGCATTTTTATGATTTGCTCCCGACAGAAGACATAACAATGAACTCATAA
- a CDS encoding GNAT family N-acetyltransferase translates to MIRNLISEDRNKIEKILFDTGSFNDDEVKIAMELIDVYINNKEQKDYEIFTDEDDETKDIRGYVCIGPRPLTEGTYDLYWIAVNPTIQSKGVGSGLVKHIEDHIKNKNGRLILIETSGKPGYEKERKFYEKNGYGLLYQIKDFYRPGDDLVIYGKYL, encoded by the coding sequence TTGATACGAAACTTAATATCTGAGGATAGAAATAAAATTGAGAAGATACTTTTTGATACGGGAAGTTTTAACGATGATGAAGTAAAGATAGCAATGGAACTGATTGATGTTTATATCAATAACAAAGAGCAGAAAGATTACGAGATATTTACCGATGAAGATGATGAGACAAAAGATATTCGGGGATATGTCTGCATAGGACCGAGACCGCTGACTGAAGGTACTTATGACTTATACTGGATAGCGGTTAACCCCACGATTCAGTCAAAAGGTGTAGGAAGCGGATTAGTAAAGCATATTGAAGACCATATAAAGAATAAAAACGGAAGATTGATTTTGATTGAGACAAGCGGGAAGCCGGGATATGAAAAAGAAAGAAAGTTCTATGAAAAAAACGGTTATGGTCTGCTTTACCAGATAAAAGATTTTTACCGACCGGGAGACGACTTGGTAATTTATGGCAAGTATCTCTGA
- a CDS encoding DUF2231 domain-containing protein — protein MPNSAHLHLLTNHFPVIGLIIIFLVLLYGVFRKNNEIIRLSMVLTVIIALITILTYTSGEKAEQLIEGQEGVNEEMIEEHEEAAEFAFIAMEVLGGLAIVGLFLFRGAESKRWIIGLIYMLLMLGVLGIMVQTAHLGGQIKHSEINENK, from the coding sequence ATGCCTAATTCAGCCCATCTTCATTTACTTACCAATCACTTTCCTGTAATAGGACTCATTATAATTTTTCTTGTTTTACTTTACGGTGTATTTCGAAAGAATAATGAGATTATACGGCTTTCAATGGTTCTTACCGTAATTATTGCGCTGATTACTATATTGACATATACTTCGGGAGAAAAAGCGGAACAACTAATCGAAGGACAGGAAGGCGTTAATGAAGAAATGATTGAAGAACATGAAGAAGCAGCGGAGTTTGCTTTCATTGCAATGGAAGTTCTGGGAGGTCTGGCAATTGTGGGATTATTTTTATTCAGAGGTGCGGAATCAAAACGCTGGATTATCGGATTAATATACATGCTGCTTATGCTTGGAGTTCTTGGAATCATGGTGCAGACAGCTCACCTCGGCGGACAAATAAAACATTCTGAAATAAACGAAAATAAATGA
- a CDS encoding ubiquinol-cytochrome c reductase iron-sulfur subunit encodes MEQDKLKKINNSLTDNIQSNCSRRDFLKTSAKGLIIGGIAVTGLNFDKLFANVQEAETTGMAKVINISDYPELGSTGGYAMVTNKVIVFRTGGSSFRAINTTCTHKKCATAFNGTEFQCECHGSRFDKTGKVLEGPATKSLKSYKTTFDSATNTLTINM; translated from the coding sequence ATGGAACAGGATAAATTAAAAAAGATAAATAACAGTTTAACAGATAATATACAAAGCAACTGCAGCCGCAGGGATTTTCTGAAAACATCAGCGAAAGGTTTAATCATCGGAGGTATTGCAGTTACCGGTTTAAATTTCGATAAGCTTTTTGCAAACGTTCAGGAAGCAGAAACTACCGGAATGGCAAAAGTTATTAACATTTCTGATTATCCAGAGCTTGGGAGCACGGGTGGCTATGCAATGGTAACAAACAAAGTAATTGTTTTCAGAACAGGCGGAAGTTCGTTCAGAGCAATAAATACAACTTGCACTCATAAAAAGTGCGCGACTGCATTTAACGGAACGGAGTTTCAATGCGAATGCCATGGTTCAAGATTTGATAAGACCGGAAAAGTTCTTGAAGGTCCTGCAACAAAAAGTTTGAAAAGTTACAAAACGACTTTTGATTCAGCAACAAATACGCTGACAATAAATATGTAA
- a CDS encoding KamA family radical SAM protein → MELWQEMIRESVSSPEQLMDKFGIKKETAERLDEFFQARINPYYLSLIKYPGDPIWKQCVPDEVELNDIDAPEDPLHEDDMSPVPNITHRYPDRALFLVTSQCGLYCRFCTRKRKVGDSSKISMKGLESAFQYLEQHTEISDVILSGGDPLMLTDTMLEKILMRLREIKHIQVIRLGTKMPCVLPHRITEKLCTMLKKYHPIYVNTHFNHPWEITEESKRATGMLADAGIPVGNQCVLMKGVNDDPQVMKDLMKGLLAMRVRPYYIYQADLTKGANHFRTPISKGLEIIDALRGHISGLAVPHFVIDAPGGGGKIPLLPEYVLARDKDKIILRNFKYNIYEYPDVQDENNAYTAQTELFMRKNKVRKTIYKKRNGSRNGTNGNTNGTKVKDVKIPVLQ, encoded by the coding sequence ATGGAACTCTGGCAAGAAATGATTAGAGAAAGCGTTAGCAGTCCAGAGCAGCTTATGGATAAATTCGGAATTAAGAAAGAAACAGCCGAGCGGCTCGATGAATTCTTTCAGGCACGAATTAATCCTTACTACTTATCACTAATAAAGTATCCGGGCGACCCTATCTGGAAGCAGTGCGTTCCCGATGAAGTCGAGCTGAATGATATCGATGCACCTGAGGACCCTCTTCACGAGGATGACATGAGCCCGGTGCCGAATATCACTCACCGCTATCCTGATAGAGCTTTGTTCCTTGTTACTTCACAATGCGGGCTTTACTGCCGCTTCTGCACAAGAAAAAGAAAAGTCGGTGACTCAAGCAAGATTTCAATGAAAGGTCTTGAATCCGCTTTCCAATATCTTGAACAGCATACAGAAATCAGCGACGTGATTTTATCAGGCGGTGACCCGCTTATGTTAACCGATACAATGCTTGAAAAAATCTTAATGAGATTAAGAGAAATCAAGCACATTCAGGTAATACGCCTCGGCACAAAGATGCCTTGCGTGCTTCCTCACAGAATCACTGAAAAGCTTTGCACGATGCTGAAGAAGTATCACCCGATTTATGTTAATACTCACTTCAATCATCCGTGGGAAATCACTGAAGAATCAAAACGCGCAACGGGAATGCTTGCAGATGCAGGAATACCTGTCGGAAATCAATGCGTATTGATGAAAGGCGTAAACGATGACCCGCAGGTTATGAAAGACTTAATGAAAGGTTTGCTTGCAATGAGAGTGAGGCCTTATTACATTTATCAGGCAGACTTAACTAAAGGTGCTAATCATTTCAGAACTCCAATCAGCAAAGGACTTGAAATCATCGATGCGCTTCGCGGACATATTTCAGGACTTGCAGTTCCGCATTTCGTAATCGATGCTCCCGGTGGCGGCGGAAAGATTCCGCTTCTTCCTGAATATGTACTTGCACGCGATAAAGACAAAATCATTCTCAGGAATTTTAAGTATAATATATATGAATATCCTGACGTTCAGGATGAAAACAATGCTTACACAGCACAGACAGAATTATTTATGCGCAAGAATAAAGTAAGAAAGACAATTTATAAAAAGCGAAACGGAAGCAGAAACGGTACGAACGGAAATACTAACGGCACAAAAGTGAAAGACGTAAAGATACCTGTCTTGCAGTAA
- a CDS encoding DUF3127 domain-containing protein, producing MTIQGKIHEIYPSKQIKDNFKKRDFVVEYSENTQYPQHLKFELIQDNCDLLDSFKVGDEVEINFNLRGRAWTNKQGETTYFNSFVAWKIEPSSGAGQSQSSKSENSNQEFSPDDLPF from the coding sequence ATGACCATACAAGGAAAAATACACGAGATTTACCCGTCAAAACAAATAAAAGATAATTTCAAAAAGAGAGATTTTGTAGTTGAGTATTCAGAGAATACTCAATATCCGCAACATTTAAAGTTTGAGCTTATACAGGACAACTGTGATTTGCTCGATAGTTTTAAGGTAGGCGATGAAGTTGAAATTAATTTCAATTTACGGGGACGCGCCTGGACAAACAAACAGGGAGAAACAACTTATTTCAATTCATTTGTTGCATGGAAAATTGAACCGTCTTCAGGCGCGGGTCAAAGCCAGAGCAGCAAATCAGAAAATTCAAATCAGGAGTTCTCACCGGATGACCTACCGTTCTAA
- a CDS encoding D-alanine--D-alanine ligase — protein MKVAITYNVKKETELENSLEQVENKNSAASKYLNENILEKYSERVDDTYAEWDSIDTIEAIKNALEKNGHDVILIEADEEAFDKLRAIRPEFVFNVAEGFGGASRESQIPAMLEMLDIPYTGSDPVSIGICHDKSRCKEILSYYNIPNSKFFITDNINEIPAGITYPQFVKPLHEGSSKGIYNTSVVHNIDELKNEILRIKDCYNQQSIVEDYLTGKEFTVALLGNGKTVRVLPVVEINLDEVPEGFNKIYSYEVKWFFDTRENQLDIFKCPAHIDPETNRAIELTCRDAFNVLRLRDWARMDVRLDSKGVPNIIEINPLPGILPNPEDNSCFPKAARVAGMDYDTMINKVLDYATERYKK, from the coding sequence GTGAAAGTAGCAATAACATACAACGTTAAAAAAGAAACCGAGCTCGAAAATTCTTTAGAGCAGGTTGAAAACAAAAACAGCGCTGCGTCAAAATATCTCAACGAAAATATTTTGGAAAAATATTCCGAGAGAGTGGATGACACTTACGCGGAATGGGACAGCATCGATACAATCGAAGCAATTAAAAATGCTCTCGAAAAAAACGGTCACGATGTTATATTAATAGAGGCAGATGAAGAAGCATTTGACAAGCTTCGCGCTATAAGACCTGAGTTTGTTTTTAACGTTGCCGAGGGTTTTGGCGGAGCATCACGCGAGTCGCAAATCCCCGCAATGCTTGAAATGCTTGATATTCCCTATACAGGCAGCGACCCCGTAAGCATTGGCATTTGTCACGACAAATCACGCTGTAAAGAAATACTTTCCTACTATAATATACCGAATTCCAAATTCTTCATTACCGATAACATAAACGAAATTCCTGCCGGAATCACATATCCGCAATTCGTAAAGCCTCTCCACGAGGGCTCTTCAAAGGGAATTTATAATACAAGTGTAGTTCATAATATAGATGAACTTAAAAATGAAATCTTAAGAATAAAGGATTGTTACAATCAGCAGTCAATCGTTGAAGATTATTTAACAGGAAAAGAATTTACCGTTGCATTGCTCGGCAACGGAAAAACCGTTCGTGTTCTTCCCGTTGTTGAAATCAATCTCGATGAAGTGCCTGAAGGTTTCAACAAAATTTATTCTTATGAAGTAAAGTGGTTTTTTGATACGAGAGAAAACCAGCTCGACATTTTTAAATGTCCTGCGCACATCGACCCTGAAACAAACAGAGCAATTGAATTGACATGCAGAGATGCGTTCAATGTATTGCGTCTTCGCGACTGGGCAAGAATGGATGTCCGTCTTGATTCAAAAGGTGTTCCTAACATAATAGAGATAAATCCTTTACCGGGTATTTTACCTAACCCTGAAGATAATTCCTGCTTTCCGAAAGCTGCGAGAGTTGCAGGAATGGATTACGACACGATGATTAACAAAGTTCTTGATTACGCAACCGAGCGTTACAAGAAATAA
- a CDS encoding DUF4097 family beta strand repeat-containing protein, with protein sequence MSRQNKFLFIILCILAVYMTGCGSFRKFTKTETEKFTINAASKRALTLDNVSGNITIIKSQDSTVKITAVKEVLVRKKDLDKPFDEVKIVIDTLTDNIRIDYDTRDYDDGPFSKMRRPEVNYTIAVPSFLSLKIDNNSGNIILNNLENDIVLGLIYGEVSLEHVSGNIKADINSGDVTGTIDSTKGMIFDIINGDVRLTLGPNVNAKVRADWIHGKLEYDGLTFMNVDRYDNRDGSRDNESFKGTLGSGLYDIRIDMTNGKIRFFGNGTSTTL encoded by the coding sequence ATGAGCAGGCAAAATAAATTTTTATTCATCATACTCTGCATCCTGGCAGTTTACATGACAGGATGCGGAAGTTTCAGAAAGTTCACAAAGACTGAAACTGAAAAATTCACAATCAATGCAGCAAGCAAAAGAGCATTAACGCTCGATAACGTCAGCGGAAATATAACCATAATCAAAAGCCAGGACAGCACCGTGAAGATAACCGCGGTAAAAGAAGTTCTGGTCAGGAAAAAAGATTTGGATAAGCCGTTTGATGAAGTTAAAATTGTCATAGATACCCTTACGGACAACATCAGAATTGATTATGACACACGAGATTACGATGACGGACCTTTCTCAAAAATGAGACGTCCCGAAGTAAACTATACAATAGCAGTTCCTTCGTTTCTTAGTTTGAAAATAGATAACAACAGCGGCAATATAATCTTAAATAATCTTGAAAATGATATTGTGTTGGGACTTATTTATGGCGAAGTTAGTCTTGAGCATGTATCAGGAAATATTAAAGCCGATATTAATAGCGGTGATGTTACCGGAACGATTGATTCCACAAAAGGAATGATATTCGATATTATTAATGGAGATGTTCGTTTAACATTGGGACCAAACGTAAATGCAAAAGTCAGAGCTGACTGGATTCATGGAAAATTAGAATATGATGGTCTTACTTTTATGAATGTCGACAGATATGATAACAGAGATGGAAGCAGAGATAATGAAAGTTTCAAAGGTACGTTAGGCAGCGGTTTATATGATATAAGAATAGACATGACCAACGGCAAGATAAGATTTTTCGGAAACGGAACATCAACAACTTTATAA
- a CDS encoding class I SAM-dependent methyltransferase, with amino-acid sequence MDEFLETNKKYWNESVEIHKKSTLYNVEAFKKGKNKLNSIELSEIGDISGKSLLHLQCHFGMDTLALARLGANATGIDFSEVAIKEAKNLSKELNISAKFIHTDINSLIDNLDNSQYKSGELLKLREEKFDIVFTSSGVLGWLPDINKWAEVINHYLKPGGFFYIAEIHPASQLYEYSKETNQLILKYPYFYSDNPLEFNDCGDYADRNAKLNNSRTFEWVHNISEVIMALLNQGLNLEFFHEFPFTCYQQYPNMKEDEEGHFRFTDKNISLPLMFSLKARKPA; translated from the coding sequence ATGGACGAATTTTTAGAGACCAATAAGAAATATTGGAATGAAAGTGTTGAAATACACAAAAAATCAACACTTTATAATGTAGAAGCCTTTAAAAAAGGTAAAAATAAACTTAATTCAATAGAATTAAGTGAAATTGGAGACATTTCAGGAAAATCACTTTTGCATCTTCAATGTCATTTCGGAATGGATACACTTGCTCTGGCAAGACTCGGAGCAAATGCAACCGGAATAGATTTTTCTGAAGTTGCTATCAAAGAAGCAAAAAATTTATCAAAGGAATTGAATATTTCAGCTAAGTTTATCCACACCGATATAAATTCATTGATTGATAATTTAGACAATTCTCAGTATAAATCCGGTGAGCTTTTAAAACTGCGTGAGGAAAAATTCGATATAGTTTTCACTTCTTCAGGAGTATTAGGATGGCTGCCTGACATAAATAAATGGGCTGAGGTTATAAATCATTATTTGAAACCAGGCGGATTCTTTTATATAGCAGAAATTCATCCGGCATCACAATTATATGAATATTCAAAAGAAACAAATCAGTTGATTTTAAAGTATCCATATTTTTATTCTGATAATCCTTTAGAATTTAATGACTGCGGAGATTATGCAGACAGAAATGCCAAATTAAATAACAGCAGAACATTTGAATGGGTACATAATATTTCGGAAGTTATAATGGCGTTATTGAATCAAGGATTAAATCTAGAATTTTTTCATGAGTTTCCATTCACTTGTTACCAGCAATACCCGAATATGAAAGAAGATGAAGAAGGACATTTTCGCTTCACCGACAAAAACATAAGCTTGCCGCTTATGTTTTCTTTGAAAGCAAGAAAACCGGCTTAA
- a CDS encoding DUF6249 domain-containing protein — protein sequence MNDVAEVFVPMVAILGTFGIPGVIILWYLYSRHRERMRLIEKGLTPEEVKSYFAEAKKPKNPYAALKWGILFLFVGLGIFVSQILYNMYDFDEGLGFGIVLIFGGAGLLLYYAIITSKTKKEEKSAAAISSKTFSN from the coding sequence ATGAATGATGTAGCAGAAGTTTTTGTCCCAATGGTGGCAATACTCGGGACATTCGGAATACCGGGTGTGATAATACTGTGGTATTTATACTCACGTCACCGTGAAAGAATGCGCTTAATTGAAAAAGGGTTAACACCCGAAGAAGTAAAGTCATATTTTGCCGAAGCAAAAAAACCAAAAAATCCTTATGCGGCACTTAAGTGGGGAATATTATTCCTGTTTGTGGGACTTGGTATTTTTGTCTCACAAATTTTATATAACATGTATGATTTCGATGAAGGTCTTGGATTTGGAATAGTCTTAATATTCGGCGGTGCGGGGTTGCTTTTATATTATGCTATCATTACCTCAAAAACGAAGAAGGAAGAAAAATCCGCAGCGGCTATATCTTCTAAAACTTTTTCAAACTAA
- a CDS encoding ATP-grasp domain-containing protein: MKIHIIYNDPLQYATGKIYDDGVTDIDAVEESIDMSEYGVLDEMKAVQRALAPSGHEVKIVPVALDIYKLIDELKADPPDMIFNLCESLDGDPTQEMNIAALFEILKYPYTGSRALTLGIALNKPRVKEILNYYNIPTSSHFVCGDTDKLFLNGYSRVKDKYPLIVKPSREDASIGIENKSVVYNDKELKERVEFILAEHKQPALIEEFIDGREINVSVVGNVKNDENDLIVFPISEIDFVELPADYPKIVSYNSKWMYKTVEFAGTKAVCPAKNISPELEKKIQDTAKRVYKIIGASDYARVDFRVKDGVPYVLELNPNPDIASDVDSDTGFTRSGKAYGWTYEELINNIINFAAERWGVKI, translated from the coding sequence ATGAAGATACATATCATCTACAACGACCCTTTGCAGTATGCGACCGGCAAAATCTATGACGACGGCGTAACCGATATTGATGCTGTCGAGGAATCAATTGACATGAGCGAATACGGCGTGCTTGATGAAATGAAAGCTGTACAGCGAGCTCTTGCACCATCAGGTCACGAAGTCAAAATTGTTCCTGTTGCGCTTGATATATATAAGTTAATCGATGAACTTAAAGCTGACCCGCCTGATATGATTTTCAATTTATGCGAATCCCTCGACGGCGACCCGACTCAGGAAATGAACATCGCTGCTTTATTCGAAATTTTAAAATATCCTTATACCGGTTCTCGCGCTTTGACTCTGGGCATTGCGCTTAATAAACCTCGCGTAAAAGAAATCCTTAACTATTATAATATTCCGACTTCATCGCATTTTGTCTGCGGTGATACCGATAAATTATTTTTAAACGGCTACTCAAGAGTTAAAGACAAGTATCCTTTAATAGTAAAACCGTCACGTGAAGATGCCAGCATTGGTATTGAAAACAAATCAGTTGTATATAACGATAAAGAGCTTAAAGAAAGAGTAGAGTTTATCTTAGCTGAGCATAAACAGCCGGCATTAATAGAAGAGTTTATCGATGGACGGGAAATAAATGTCAGCGTTGTCGGAAACGTTAAGAATGATGAAAATGATTTAATCGTTTTTCCGATTTCGGAAATTGATTTTGTTGAGCTTCCTGCGGATTATCCGAAGATTGTCAGCTACAACAGTAAATGGATGTATAAAACAGTTGAGTTTGCAGGAACGAAAGCAGTTTGTCCCGCAAAAAATATTTCACCTGAACTTGAAAAGAAAATTCAGGATACAGCAAAAAGAGTTTATAAGATAATCGGAGCTTCCGATTATGCTCGTGTTGATTTCAGAGTTAAGGACGGTGTTCCTTATGTGTTGGAACTTAATCCGAATCCTGACATTGCATCTGACGTTGACAGCGATACAGGTTTTACACGCAGCGGAAAAGCATACGGCTGGACTTATGAAGAGCTGATTAACAACATAATCAACTTCGCAGCCGAACGCTGGGGAGTTAAAATTTGA
- a CDS encoding glycosyl hydrolase: MCILFLYTGFVFSQHKKVLPPEYGIYHSAFPEMGPTEDVVTLEKIKSFEEMTGKNLVWVYFSNNWFKGIRFPKEDCETIMQAGRIPYIRMMPRSDFYDGVEDPVYSLQKILSGSLDEQLIRWAKDAKEFGQPIMVEFGTEVNGNWFSWSGALNGGGSNDLYGNPAYPDGPELFKDTYKYIIDLFREYEVDNITWTFHVNAGSAPDEPWNNFNAYYPGDDYIDWIGLSIYGTQVHNNPPSKFVDVLRDSYFKLSMISITKPIAIFEFGTIEDASYKKSEWFKDVFTTLKSGEFPRIKAISYWHSKWEDENGKVYNMKIDSSPEALKAYKEFISNRLFISTPRLK; the protein is encoded by the coding sequence ATGTGTATATTATTTTTATACACTGGTTTTGTTTTTTCACAACATAAAAAAGTCCTGCCTCCCGAGTACGGCATTTATCATTCAGCATTTCCTGAAATGGGACCAACCGAAGACGTTGTTACTCTCGAAAAAATAAAATCATTCGAAGAAATGACGGGGAAAAATCTTGTCTGGGTTTATTTCTCAAACAACTGGTTCAAAGGAATCAGGTTTCCAAAAGAAGACTGCGAAACTATCATGCAGGCTGGAAGAATTCCATATATAAGAATGATGCCGCGCAGTGATTTTTATGATGGAGTGGAAGATCCGGTTTATTCACTTCAAAAGATTCTGAGCGGAAGTCTTGATGAACAATTAATCCGATGGGCAAAAGATGCAAAAGAATTTGGTCAACCGATAATGGTTGAGTTCGGAACGGAAGTCAACGGTAACTGGTTTTCATGGAGCGGCGCGCTTAATGGCGGCGGAAGCAATGACTTATATGGTAATCCTGCGTATCCTGACGGACCCGAACTTTTCAAGGATACTTATAAATACATAATAGATTTATTCCGTGAGTATGAAGTTGATAATATCACGTGGACATTTCACGTCAATGCGGGCTCTGCACCGGATGAACCATGGAATAATTTTAATGCATACTATCCCGGCGATGATTATATAGACTGGATTGGTCTCAGCATTTATGGAACGCAGGTTCACAATAATCCTCCCTCAAAATTTGTCGATGTGCTGCGTGATAGTTATTTCAAGCTCAGCATGATTTCAATTACAAAGCCGATTGCGATTTTTGAATTTGGGACAATCGAAGACGCATCATACAAAAAATCTGAATGGTTTAAAGATGTTTTTACTACTTTAAAATCAGGCGAATTTCCCCGCATTAAGGCAATCAGCTACTGGCATTCAAAATGGGAAGATGAAAATGGAAAAGTTTACAACATGAAAATAGATTCTTCTCCTGAAGCATTGAAAGCTTACAAAGAATTCATTTCAAACAGATTATTCATTTCAACACCGAGACTGAAATAA